DNA from Musa acuminata AAA Group cultivar baxijiao chromosome BXJ1-5, Cavendish_Baxijiao_AAA, whole genome shotgun sequence:
CATGGCCTTCTCCATCGGATCCACCCCCGCCGTTGTCTCCTCCGACCCGGCCGTGGCCCGCGAGATCCTCTCACACCCGGCCTTCTCCGATCGCCCACTCAAACGCTCTGCCCGCGAGCTCATGTTCGCCCGCGCCATCGGCTTCGCTCCCAGCGGCTCCTACTGGCGCCTCCTTCGCCGCGTCGCCTCCGCCCACCTCTTCTCCCCCCGCCGCGTCGCCGCCCACGAACCCGGCCGCCAGGCCGATTGTTCCGCCATGTTGTCCGCCATCGCCGCCGAGCAGCGTCTGGCTGGCTGCGTCCGCCTCCGCCCGCACCTACAGAACGCCGCCCTGAACAACATCATGGGCAGCGTCTTCGGGCGGCGTTATGAGGTGTCGGTACCGGGGGGCGAGCAGGAGGCAGAGGAGTTGAAGGCCATGGTGCGGGAAGGCTTCGATCTCCTGGGCGCCTTCAACTGGTCTGATCACCTCCCGTGGCTGGTGCAGTTCTACGACCCCGCCAACGTGAAGAAGCGATGCGCCGCCCTCGTGCCGCGCATCCGCAGTCTGGTGACCAGCATCATCGCCGAGCACCGCCTCCAGGGGCCGAGCCGCGAGCAGGACAATGGCGACTTCCTTGACGTGCTCCTCTCGTTGGACGGCCACGAGAAGCTCGATGAAGACGACATGATCGCCGTCCTTTGGGTAACAACTCCCTCCATATATAAACGTAATATGTTTTAGTCGGAAGGAGTAATCTGTAAATATAGATTATCTtagggtttatatatatatatatatatatatatatatatatataatgagtagAAGTCGTTTGTTTGAGCGGCAGGAGATGATCTTCCGGGGCACGGACACGACAGCGCTGTTGACGGAGTGGACCATGGCGGAGCTGGTGCTCCACCCGGAGGTTCAGGCCAAGCTCCGCCGCGAGATCGACGCCGTCATTGGCCGCCACCACGTGCCGACGGATGCCGACGTCGTGCGGATGCCCTACCTCCAGGCCGTGATCAAGGAGACTTTCCGCAACCACCCGCCGGGACCCCTGCTCTCCTGGGCCCGCCTCTCCACCGACGACGTCCACCTAAGCAACGGTATGCTTGTCCCCGCCGGAACCACCGCCATGGTCAACATGTGGGCCATCGCGCACGACGCCAAGGTGTGGGCCCGGCCGGACTGCTTCGAGCCGGAGCGGTTTGTGGACGCCGATGGCGGAGCCGACGTCGACGTGCGGGGGGGTGACCTACGGCTAGCGCCCTTCGGGGCCGGCCGCCGTGTCTGCCCCGGCAAGAACCTGGGCCTGGCAACCGTGGGTCTCTGGGTGGCGCGGCTGGCCCACGGGTTCGAGTGGGCCCCCGTCGATGGCGCCGCGGTGGAGCTCGGTGAGGTGCTCAAGCTGTCACTGGAGATGAAGACTCCCCTCACTGCCGCTGCCACCCCAAGGGAGAACGTCGTTGGGGTGCTCTAGTTCACATGAAGAGTCTTCAGATATAGAAGCTAGTCGATGTTGTTAAGGGGCTCCAATTTTGGGTTGACGGTATCATGGAGTCTGGTTTACTTCTGTTTGCTTGTTAATTTTAGTAGTGTAACCAAAACTTCTACATAGTTTGTAACGGATGGTAGTTGTACTGTAGTAGTAGTAGTGGCGATCAGTTCTCGTATATTATACAGAAGTAttgttaaaatattaattaatacgAAAAGAACGCACAGAAGCACACAGCTCTCCCCAAGAAACGCTTCGTCCAAGTGTAATGTCGTCACTGATGTGCTCCAGGAGAAGGGCTAGCTGGAAGATGGGCGCCTGCATGCATTGACCTGAAGAATGCTAGCTGCAGCATTTAAGTGATGATCGTTGGTTCTCATGGGTTCGCTAAAGCCGAGGGAGATCTACTTCAACTTTTCGTCGAGGATCAATGGCCATCGCCATGCGTGCCGTTGGATTTTCCTTAAAACCTCGCAGGACAAAGCGAGCGCTTCGGCAACTCGCAGGCAAAGAAATGGAAGAGCTATCTAGGGTTAGTAGAATAAGGTGGAAACTTACTATCGGGGATCAACGTCAACGAAAGAGGGGCCGACCAGAAATCATGAAGCAACTGGTGCCCACTGATGAACTCATTTACCATGTCCTGCGCTTGCTCGTTCCGAAGCTCAAGGTGCTCAGAACACCATCATAAGCAAAAGCACGGAGAGCTCACGTCTTGCCTTTATTGCTCCGTACTTAGCGATAGGGCAACTCAAGACAGTGAGAGAGATAAGACTGCAGTACTTGGCGTCATCGGTCACGCAAGGTGTACGGCTGAAGTTACGCCCGACGCCTTGCATGACATATACTAAGCACGTACGTACCACAAACCCTAGTCTATATATATGCGACGGCCTAAGGGAGGAAGGAGGAGacgacctctctctctctatctctgtctTCTCGATGTACGCGTCGCACGCGTCGCGTCAGTGCAGCTTCCATTCACAACGTGATTCGGTCAATGATTTTGCTGCAGCGATTCATCCCAATGTACAACAGTTTACGTGGCCCTCAAAATCTTCTTTGATGCCATAAATGCATGCAGAAAAGATGAAAGGAAACCCTGAGTAGGCGAATTCTAAATTATACTGCTTAATACAAATAACACAAGTATTTAAGATAATTTACTACGATGAGGATCTACTTCGGTGTAGTTACTTGGGCCAAATCGATCTTAGATGTCCATACTTAATCATTTGAACTGGAGTGTGTCTGTGCTGTTGGTGTTATGTATGCATGTCAAACATACAACTAGCAGCTGCTTCTTTAACTATAAAACAGTAGAAGTTGCTGCTCAAGACCTGTGCACTAGCAACAATATATATACCTTCTGCCTTGACAAAGTCTATTATCCCCATGTGTATCTGCTCCATGTGCCATGCATGGAGGACATGCGACCCTGTAGAGCTACAGGATAATGAGTTGCCGTCCAAGTAATCAGTGGAAGGGACCAAATACACGCTAAGATGGCAGAGGAACGCATGTCATTTACCTTTACCTTGTCCATATACTTATTTGCATGAACATGACCGAGGCCTGAAGTGCAATTGTTTGAGGTTGAAGACAAGAATAAGAATTAGCTGTGGAAATCACACACAAACTAGTAGTACTGAACTGTTACCTTCAGGGGTTGCTAGCGATTGAAGGACCAATGGGAACATATGCTTTCTGCCATTCATTTCAAGCTTCAGGCTCCGTGGTTCTCTTGACCATAAGCGCACAGTGATAAAGATCACAGTCCCCAGATATTTTTCAATTAAAGACGAGTTGTGTCTCACAGACCTTTTTCCTCTGATGCGAAGGATTTTTGTATATTAACCACAACTTAGACTCATGCAACCAGGACTTTTTGTCTGATGGAATGCCTGGAAGATCATTTCATGCCTTGAGGAAGTGAGCAAAAGACATTGACTCTCAACTATTAAGGAAATTTAAAGGATATAATAAAACAACTTAGCAATTATTGATAGGTTTAAAAGTCCTATGATTAGGAAGTTTCTTACACTAGAAGGG
Protein-coding regions in this window:
- the LOC103974707 gene encoding cytochrome P450 78A11-like, coding for MALSTRTTTDSNWWVFTLPAFFGVDTLHCDLPLLLLSLFIAFVSFGLIAWVLSPGGRAWSHGRARRGTVSIPGPRGLPVFGSLFSLVRSLPHRALAELSAAAGAKPLMAFSIGSTPAVVSSDPAVAREILSHPAFSDRPLKRSARELMFARAIGFAPSGSYWRLLRRVASAHLFSPRRVAAHEPGRQADCSAMLSAIAAEQRLAGCVRLRPHLQNAALNNIMGSVFGRRYEVSVPGGEQEAEELKAMVREGFDLLGAFNWSDHLPWLVQFYDPANVKKRCAALVPRIRSLVTSIIAEHRLQGPSREQDNGDFLDVLLSLDGHEKLDEDDMIAVLWEMIFRGTDTTALLTEWTMAELVLHPEVQAKLRREIDAVIGRHHVPTDADVVRMPYLQAVIKETFRNHPPGPLLSWARLSTDDVHLSNGMLVPAGTTAMVNMWAIAHDAKVWARPDCFEPERFVDADGGADVDVRGGDLRLAPFGAGRRVCPGKNLGLATVGLWVARLAHGFEWAPVDGAAVELGEVLKLSLEMKTPLTAAATPRENVVGVL